A portion of the Archocentrus centrarchus isolate MPI-CPG fArcCen1 chromosome 19, fArcCen1, whole genome shotgun sequence genome contains these proteins:
- the LOC115798881 gene encoding NLR family CARD domain-containing protein 3-like isoform X1, protein MSQKRTYPSGAEKGKKRRLEEERRARRQRAAYSAMSQCADTEGRVLPSKEEQWRHSEATRSQQQQRPSSPEPSCVSMKSQQSAETQMPQETSGSPLSSCMSMKSSWSMDSPLYFRQEKLSVDKRVQPQRFEVHSSQSGQQDQTDLESIFKLLEEKIMTFVKAELKRFQGILSPAYQECSEKGREEEDLLASKAEEQTGKAREAFVKITLHFLRGMNQEELAICLQNRANAPICERKLKSNLTKKFQHLFEGITKAGNPTPLNQIYTELYIIEGGTGEVSDEHEVRRIETASRRRARLEKTITCKNIFQPLLGREEQIRMVLTKGVAGIGKTVLTQKFTLDWAEGKANQDIQFTFPFTFRELNGLKEEKLSLVELVHLFFSETKEAGICSFEDFQVVFIFDGLDECRLPLDFHNNKILTDVTESNSVDVLLTNLIRGKLLPNARLWITTRPALASQILPECVDVVTEIRGFTDPQKEEYFRKRFRDEEQANRIISHIKASQSLHIMCHIPVFCWISATVLQDMLKTRGGGQLPKTLTEMYIHFLVVQAKVKKVKYVGGAETDPHWSPESRKMIESLGKLAFEQLEKGNLIFYESDLTECGIDIRAASVYSGVFTQIFKEERGLYQNKVFCFVHLSVQEFLAALHVHLTFINSGVNLLEEEQQTTQTSRPENKQYELKLFYQSAVEKALQSPSGYLDLFLRFLLGLSLQSNQTLLQGLLKETGLSSQINQEAAKYIRENIGENLSPERSINLFHCLNELNDHSLVEEIQWALTSGSLFIVKLSPAQWSALVFILLSSEKDLDQFDLKKYSASEEGLLWLLPVVKASSKSLMIGCNLSNRSCKALSSVLSKSSSLRELDLSYNNLQDSGVKKMFADLEKDCKLEVLRLSGCGLTWRSCKTLSRVLSSQSCALAELDLNNNDLDVSAVTHLFTNLESQLSTLKIVRLSGCNLSNESCEALASVLSCWSVSMIELDLSNNDLHDSGVMLLSCGLQSPHCKLESLSLSGCLITDKGCASLGSALSSNPSYLRKLDLSYNHPGPSGMKLSAALQDPRWSLDSLSMDSCGAERLKPGLRKYACNLTIDPNTVHRKLYLPDNNFVTYDDEEWQYPSHAERFDYWYQLMCMSGLTGRCYWEVDWSGQVSIGVTYRGIKRSGSGIDSRIGGNNNSWSLDCSAANYAAWHKNSCRIIDSPEPSTHRVGVYLDWSAGTVSFYRVEFDTPTHIHTFHCSFTEPLYPVFRIRSEFTYGIYSSVSLRQMDEGD, encoded by the exons atgtcacaGAAAAGGACGTATCCCTCTGGGGCAGAGAAGGGGAAAAAGAgaagattagaggaagaaaGAAGGGCAAGaagacaaag AGCTGCCTACTCAGCCATGAGTCAGTGTGCAGATACAGAGGGCAGAGTACTCCCTTCTAAAGAGGAACAGTGGCGGCACAGTGAAGCCACGAG gtCACAGCAGCAACAGAGACCGAGCTCTCCTGAACCCAGCTGCGTGTCCATGAAGAGCCAACAGTCTGCTGAAACACA AATGCCACAGGAGACATCAGGCTCTCCTTTATCCAGCTGTATGTCCatgaaaagcagctggtctATGGACTCTCCTTTATATTTTAGGCAGGAGAAGCTCTCTGTTGACAAAAG AGTCCAGCCACAAAGGTTTGAGGTTCACAGTTCCCAGTCTGGTCAGCAGGATCAAACAGACTTGGAATCCATTTTTAAG ctgcttgAAGAGAAGATTATGACTTTTGTGAAGGCTGAGCTTAAAAGGTTTCAGGGGATTCTGAGTCCAGCCTACCAAGAATGctcagagaaagggagagaggaagaggatctGTTAGCTTCTAAGGCTGAAGAGCAGACAGGGAAGGCCAGGGAGGCTTTTGTGAAGATCACACTCCACTTTCTGAGGGGGATGAATCAGGAGGAGCTGGCTATCTGTCTGCAGAACA GAGCGAATGCACCCATTTGCGAGCGTAAACTCAAATCAAATCTTACAAAGAAGTTCCAACATTTGTTTGAGGGGATTACTAAAGCGGGAAACCCGACACCTCTCAATCAGATCTACACGGAGCTCTACATCATAGAGGGAGGGACTGGAGAGGTCagtgatgaacatgaggtcagacggATAGAAACAGCGTCCAGAAGACGAGCAAGACTGGAAAAGACAATCACATGTAAAAACATATTTCAACCCTTGCTGGGAAGAGAGGAACAAATTAGAAtggtgctgacaaagggagtggctggcattgggaagaCAGtgttaacacagaagttcactctggattGGGCTGAAGGCAAAGCCAACCAAGATATCCAGTTCACATTTCCATttactttcagagagctgaacgGACTAAAGGAGGAAAAgctcagcttggtggaacttgttcaccTCTTCTTttctgaaaccaaagaagcaggaatctgcagctttgaagacttccaggttgtgttcatctttgatggtctagatgagtgtcgacttcctctggactttcACAACAATAAGATCCTGACTGATGTTACAGAATCCaactcagtggatgtgctgctgacaaacctcatcaggggaaAACTGCTTCCTAATGctcgcctctggataaccacacggcCTGCGCTGGCCAGTCAGATCCTTCCTGAGTGTGTTGACGTGGTAACAGAgatcagagggttcactgacccacagaaggaggagtacttcaggaagagattcagagatgaggagcaggccaacaggatcatctcccacatcaaggcATCACAAAGCCttcacatcatgtgccacatcccagtcttctgctggatcagtGCTACAGTTCTACAGGATATGCTGAAAaccagaggaggaggacagctgcccaagaccctgactgagatgtacatccacttcctggttgttcaggccaaagtgaagaaggtcaagtatgttggaggagctgagacagatccacactggagtcctgagagcaggaagatgattgagtctctgggaaaactggctttcgAGCAGCTAGAGAAAGGCAACCTGATCTtttatgaatcagacctgacagagtgtggcattgATATAAGAGccgcctcagtgtactcaggagtgttcacacagatctttaaagaggagcgAGGGCTGTACCAgaacaaggtgttctgctttgtccatctgagtgttcaggagtttctggctgctcttcacgtccatctgaccttcatcaactctggagtcaatctgctggaagaggAACAGCAAACCACTCAGACATCAAGGCCCGAGAATAAGCAATATGAACTAAAACTcttctaccagagtgctgtggaaaaggccttacagagtccgaGTGGATACTTGGACTTGTTTCTCCGCTTCCTTTTGGGCTTGTCACTGCAGTccaatcagactctcctacAAGGCCTACTCAAAGAGACAGGACTAAGCTCACAGATAAATCAGGAAGCGGCCAAATACATCAGGGAGAACATTGGGGAGAATCTGTCCCCAGAGAGAAGCATTAACCTGTTCCATTGTCTGAATGAGCTAAACGACCactctctagtggaggagatccaatgGGCCCTGACTTCAGGAAGTCTTTTCATAGTTAAACTGTCTCCTGCCCAGTGGTctgctctggtcttcatcttactgtcttCAGAAAAAGATTTGGAtcagtttgacctgaagaaatattCTGCTTCTGAAGAAGGTCTTTTGTGGCTGCTGCCGGTGGTCAAAGCTTCCAGCAAATCGCT GATGATTGGATGTAACCTTTCAAACAGAAGCTGTaaagctctgtcctcagtccTCAGcaagtcctctagtctgagagagctggacctgagttacaataacctgcaggattcaggcgTGAAGAAAATGTTTGCAGACCTGGAGAAAGACTGTAAACTGGAGGTTCTCAG GCTAAGTGGCTGTGGGCTGACATGGAGAAGCTGTAAAACTCTGTCCAGAGTTCTCAGCAGTCAGTCATGTGCTCTGGCAGAGCTGGATCTAAATAATAATGACCTGGACGTTTCAGCAGTCACGCACCTCTTCACTAACCTTGAAAGTCAACTGAGTACACTGAAAATTGTCAG GCTGTCTGGCTGCAACCTGTCAAAtgaaagctgtgaagctcttGCTTCAGTCCTCAGCTGCTGGTCCGTAAGTATGATAGAGCTGGACCTCAGTAATAATGACCTGCACGACTCAGGAGtgatgctgctgtcttgtggaCTTCAGAGTCCTCACTGCAAACTGGAAAGTCTGAG CCTGTCAGGTTGTCTGATCACAGACAAAGGCTGTGCTTCTCTGGGctcagcactcagttcaaacCCTTCTTATCTGAGAAAGCTGGATCTGAGTTACAATCACCCTGGACCATCAGGAATGAAGCTCTCTGCTGCATTGCAGGATCCCCGCTGGAGTCTGGACTCTCTGAG CATGGACAGCTGTGGAGCTGAACGGTTGAAACCAGGGCTGAGGAAAT ATGCCTGCAATCTCACAATTGACCCAAACACAGTACACAGGAAACTGTACCTGCCAGACAACAACTTTGTGACATATGATGATGAGGAATGGCAGTATCCCAGTCACGCTGAGAGGTTCGATTACTGGTACCAGCTGATGTGTATGAGTGgcctgactggtcgctgttactgggaggtggactGGAGTGGACAGGTATCTATAGGAGTGACTTACAGAGGGATCAAAAGGAGTGGTTCCGGTATTGATAGTCGTATTGGTGGGAACAACAACTCCTGGAGTCTGGACTGTTCTGCTGCTAATTACGCTGCATGGCACAAAAACTCGTGCAGAATCATAGACAGCCCTGAGCCCTCCACTCACAGAGTGGGAGTGTATTTGGACTGGTCTGCTGGCACTGTATCCTTCTACAGAGTTGAATTTGATACACCGACACACATCCACACCTTCCACTGCAGCTTCACGGAACCACTTTACCCCGTCTTCCGGATACGTTCTGAGTTCACCTATGGCATTTACAGCTCTGTGTCTTTGCGTCAGATGGATGAAGGAGACTAG
- the LOC115798881 gene encoding NLR family CARD domain-containing protein 3-like isoform X2, with translation MSQCADTEGRVLPSKEEQWRHSEATRSQQQQRPSSPEPSCVSMKSQQSAETQMPQETSGSPLSSCMSMKSSWSMDSPLYFRQEKLSVDKRVQPQRFEVHSSQSGQQDQTDLESIFKLLEEKIMTFVKAELKRFQGILSPAYQECSEKGREEEDLLASKAEEQTGKAREAFVKITLHFLRGMNQEELAICLQNRANAPICERKLKSNLTKKFQHLFEGITKAGNPTPLNQIYTELYIIEGGTGEVSDEHEVRRIETASRRRARLEKTITCKNIFQPLLGREEQIRMVLTKGVAGIGKTVLTQKFTLDWAEGKANQDIQFTFPFTFRELNGLKEEKLSLVELVHLFFSETKEAGICSFEDFQVVFIFDGLDECRLPLDFHNNKILTDVTESNSVDVLLTNLIRGKLLPNARLWITTRPALASQILPECVDVVTEIRGFTDPQKEEYFRKRFRDEEQANRIISHIKASQSLHIMCHIPVFCWISATVLQDMLKTRGGGQLPKTLTEMYIHFLVVQAKVKKVKYVGGAETDPHWSPESRKMIESLGKLAFEQLEKGNLIFYESDLTECGIDIRAASVYSGVFTQIFKEERGLYQNKVFCFVHLSVQEFLAALHVHLTFINSGVNLLEEEQQTTQTSRPENKQYELKLFYQSAVEKALQSPSGYLDLFLRFLLGLSLQSNQTLLQGLLKETGLSSQINQEAAKYIRENIGENLSPERSINLFHCLNELNDHSLVEEIQWALTSGSLFIVKLSPAQWSALVFILLSSEKDLDQFDLKKYSASEEGLLWLLPVVKASSKSLMIGCNLSNRSCKALSSVLSKSSSLRELDLSYNNLQDSGVKKMFADLEKDCKLEVLRLSGCGLTWRSCKTLSRVLSSQSCALAELDLNNNDLDVSAVTHLFTNLESQLSTLKIVRLSGCNLSNESCEALASVLSCWSVSMIELDLSNNDLHDSGVMLLSCGLQSPHCKLESLSLSGCLITDKGCASLGSALSSNPSYLRKLDLSYNHPGPSGMKLSAALQDPRWSLDSLSMDSCGAERLKPGLRKYACNLTIDPNTVHRKLYLPDNNFVTYDDEEWQYPSHAERFDYWYQLMCMSGLTGRCYWEVDWSGQVSIGVTYRGIKRSGSGIDSRIGGNNNSWSLDCSAANYAAWHKNSCRIIDSPEPSTHRVGVYLDWSAGTVSFYRVEFDTPTHIHTFHCSFTEPLYPVFRIRSEFTYGIYSSVSLRQMDEGD, from the exons ATGAGTCAGTGTGCAGATACAGAGGGCAGAGTACTCCCTTCTAAAGAGGAACAGTGGCGGCACAGTGAAGCCACGAG gtCACAGCAGCAACAGAGACCGAGCTCTCCTGAACCCAGCTGCGTGTCCATGAAGAGCCAACAGTCTGCTGAAACACA AATGCCACAGGAGACATCAGGCTCTCCTTTATCCAGCTGTATGTCCatgaaaagcagctggtctATGGACTCTCCTTTATATTTTAGGCAGGAGAAGCTCTCTGTTGACAAAAG AGTCCAGCCACAAAGGTTTGAGGTTCACAGTTCCCAGTCTGGTCAGCAGGATCAAACAGACTTGGAATCCATTTTTAAG ctgcttgAAGAGAAGATTATGACTTTTGTGAAGGCTGAGCTTAAAAGGTTTCAGGGGATTCTGAGTCCAGCCTACCAAGAATGctcagagaaagggagagaggaagaggatctGTTAGCTTCTAAGGCTGAAGAGCAGACAGGGAAGGCCAGGGAGGCTTTTGTGAAGATCACACTCCACTTTCTGAGGGGGATGAATCAGGAGGAGCTGGCTATCTGTCTGCAGAACA GAGCGAATGCACCCATTTGCGAGCGTAAACTCAAATCAAATCTTACAAAGAAGTTCCAACATTTGTTTGAGGGGATTACTAAAGCGGGAAACCCGACACCTCTCAATCAGATCTACACGGAGCTCTACATCATAGAGGGAGGGACTGGAGAGGTCagtgatgaacatgaggtcagacggATAGAAACAGCGTCCAGAAGACGAGCAAGACTGGAAAAGACAATCACATGTAAAAACATATTTCAACCCTTGCTGGGAAGAGAGGAACAAATTAGAAtggtgctgacaaagggagtggctggcattgggaagaCAGtgttaacacagaagttcactctggattGGGCTGAAGGCAAAGCCAACCAAGATATCCAGTTCACATTTCCATttactttcagagagctgaacgGACTAAAGGAGGAAAAgctcagcttggtggaacttgttcaccTCTTCTTttctgaaaccaaagaagcaggaatctgcagctttgaagacttccaggttgtgttcatctttgatggtctagatgagtgtcgacttcctctggactttcACAACAATAAGATCCTGACTGATGTTACAGAATCCaactcagtggatgtgctgctgacaaacctcatcaggggaaAACTGCTTCCTAATGctcgcctctggataaccacacggcCTGCGCTGGCCAGTCAGATCCTTCCTGAGTGTGTTGACGTGGTAACAGAgatcagagggttcactgacccacagaaggaggagtacttcaggaagagattcagagatgaggagcaggccaacaggatcatctcccacatcaaggcATCACAAAGCCttcacatcatgtgccacatcccagtcttctgctggatcagtGCTACAGTTCTACAGGATATGCTGAAAaccagaggaggaggacagctgcccaagaccctgactgagatgtacatccacttcctggttgttcaggccaaagtgaagaaggtcaagtatgttggaggagctgagacagatccacactggagtcctgagagcaggaagatgattgagtctctgggaaaactggctttcgAGCAGCTAGAGAAAGGCAACCTGATCTtttatgaatcagacctgacagagtgtggcattgATATAAGAGccgcctcagtgtactcaggagtgttcacacagatctttaaagaggagcgAGGGCTGTACCAgaacaaggtgttctgctttgtccatctgagtgttcaggagtttctggctgctcttcacgtccatctgaccttcatcaactctggagtcaatctgctggaagaggAACAGCAAACCACTCAGACATCAAGGCCCGAGAATAAGCAATATGAACTAAAACTcttctaccagagtgctgtggaaaaggccttacagagtccgaGTGGATACTTGGACTTGTTTCTCCGCTTCCTTTTGGGCTTGTCACTGCAGTccaatcagactctcctacAAGGCCTACTCAAAGAGACAGGACTAAGCTCACAGATAAATCAGGAAGCGGCCAAATACATCAGGGAGAACATTGGGGAGAATCTGTCCCCAGAGAGAAGCATTAACCTGTTCCATTGTCTGAATGAGCTAAACGACCactctctagtggaggagatccaatgGGCCCTGACTTCAGGAAGTCTTTTCATAGTTAAACTGTCTCCTGCCCAGTGGTctgctctggtcttcatcttactgtcttCAGAAAAAGATTTGGAtcagtttgacctgaagaaatattCTGCTTCTGAAGAAGGTCTTTTGTGGCTGCTGCCGGTGGTCAAAGCTTCCAGCAAATCGCT GATGATTGGATGTAACCTTTCAAACAGAAGCTGTaaagctctgtcctcagtccTCAGcaagtcctctagtctgagagagctggacctgagttacaataacctgcaggattcaggcgTGAAGAAAATGTTTGCAGACCTGGAGAAAGACTGTAAACTGGAGGTTCTCAG GCTAAGTGGCTGTGGGCTGACATGGAGAAGCTGTAAAACTCTGTCCAGAGTTCTCAGCAGTCAGTCATGTGCTCTGGCAGAGCTGGATCTAAATAATAATGACCTGGACGTTTCAGCAGTCACGCACCTCTTCACTAACCTTGAAAGTCAACTGAGTACACTGAAAATTGTCAG GCTGTCTGGCTGCAACCTGTCAAAtgaaagctgtgaagctcttGCTTCAGTCCTCAGCTGCTGGTCCGTAAGTATGATAGAGCTGGACCTCAGTAATAATGACCTGCACGACTCAGGAGtgatgctgctgtcttgtggaCTTCAGAGTCCTCACTGCAAACTGGAAAGTCTGAG CCTGTCAGGTTGTCTGATCACAGACAAAGGCTGTGCTTCTCTGGGctcagcactcagttcaaacCCTTCTTATCTGAGAAAGCTGGATCTGAGTTACAATCACCCTGGACCATCAGGAATGAAGCTCTCTGCTGCATTGCAGGATCCCCGCTGGAGTCTGGACTCTCTGAG CATGGACAGCTGTGGAGCTGAACGGTTGAAACCAGGGCTGAGGAAAT ATGCCTGCAATCTCACAATTGACCCAAACACAGTACACAGGAAACTGTACCTGCCAGACAACAACTTTGTGACATATGATGATGAGGAATGGCAGTATCCCAGTCACGCTGAGAGGTTCGATTACTGGTACCAGCTGATGTGTATGAGTGgcctgactggtcgctgttactgggaggtggactGGAGTGGACAGGTATCTATAGGAGTGACTTACAGAGGGATCAAAAGGAGTGGTTCCGGTATTGATAGTCGTATTGGTGGGAACAACAACTCCTGGAGTCTGGACTGTTCTGCTGCTAATTACGCTGCATGGCACAAAAACTCGTGCAGAATCATAGACAGCCCTGAGCCCTCCACTCACAGAGTGGGAGTGTATTTGGACTGGTCTGCTGGCACTGTATCCTTCTACAGAGTTGAATTTGATACACCGACACACATCCACACCTTCCACTGCAGCTTCACGGAACCACTTTACCCCGTCTTCCGGATACGTTCTGAGTTCACCTATGGCATTTACAGCTCTGTGTCTTTGCGTCAGATGGATGAAGGAGACTAG